A section of the Oncorhynchus keta strain PuntledgeMale-10-30-2019 unplaced genomic scaffold, Oket_V2 Un_contig_25469_pilon_pilon, whole genome shotgun sequence genome encodes:
- the neil1 gene encoding endonuclease 8-like 1, translating to MPEGPELHLASLFVNRMCGGVVFTGPVQKSEVSKNPEVSFSCPAYTIMATSRGKEVRLTLTPQKSDSAQGRCRRGKTGQVNQVQTMDIVFRFGMSGFFRFTAEAELPKHSHLRFYTNEKPCRVLSFVDTRRFGSWQPNGTWQLNRGPCIMFEYLSFRENVLSHLSDRAFDRPVCEVLLNQKYFNGIGNYLRAEILFRLNIPPFVKARTVLEGLQTHLSDEDRKSVVKVEVTEVKEEVTNTEVKEEVTDREISDRAAVKEDESETPDLLRLCHTVPLEVIKLGGKGYDPEKMDYTDFKSWLQCYYVEGMKSVRDHNGRTMWFKGDPGPMAPKDAKTKMIVKKEDDHDYKGGKKVKKARSESTMKPKYTKETVQEKEVPQRRAGRRK from the exons atgcccGAGGGTCCAGAGTTACACTTGGCCAGTCTGTTTGTCAACAGGATGTGTGGGGGAGTGGTCTTCACCGGCCCAGTACAAAAATCAGAGGTCAGTAAGAACCCTGAGGTCTCCTTCTCCTGCCCGGCCTACACCATCATGGCCACCTCCAGAGGCAAGGAGGTCCGCCTCACTCTAACCCCCCAGAAGAGTGACTCTGCCCAGGGGAGATGCAGGCG GGGGAAGACGGGTCAGGTCAACCAGGTCCAGACCATGGACATCGTCTTCCGTTTCGGAATGTCTGGATTCTTCCGTTTCACCGCGGAGGCGGAGCTTCCTAAACATTCCCACCTGCGGTTCTACACCAATGAGAAGCCCTGTAGGGTTCTGAGCTTTGTGGACACGCGCCGCTTTGGCAGCTGGCAACCCAACGGGACCTGGCAACTCAACCGAGGGCCCTGTATCATGTTTGAGTACCTGAGTTTCAG GGAGAATGTCCTTTCCCACCTGTCCGACAGAGCGTTCGACCGGCCCGTCTGTGAGGTTCTGTTGAACCAGAAGTACTTTAACGGCATTGGCAACTACCTGAGAGCTGAGATCCTCTTTAG ATTAAACATCCCTCCCTTTGTGAAGGCACGGACGGTTCTGGAAGGACTTCAAACACATCTGTCTGACGAGGACCGGAAGTCCGTTGTTAAAGTGGAGGTCACAGAGGTTAAAGAGGAGGTCACCAACACCGAGGTCAAAGAGGAGGTCACCGACAGAGAA ATCTCAGACAGAGCTGCTGTGAAGGAGGATGAGAGTGAGACTCCAGACCTGCTCCGTCTCTGTCACACAGTACCTCTGGAGGTCATCAAGTTAG GTGGTAAAGGTTACGACCCAGAGAAAATGGACTACACTGACTTTAAATCGTGGCTCCAGTGTTACTATGTGGAGGGGATGAAGTCTGTAAGAGATCACAACGGCAGAACTATGTGGTTCaag GGAGATCCAGGTCCCATGGCTCCTAAAG ATGCCAAAACAAAGATGATCGTGAAGAAAGAGGATGACCATGATTATAAAGGGGGAAAAAAG GTAAAGAAGGCCCGCTCTGAGAGCACGATGAAGCCAAAATACACAAAGGAAACGGTGCAGGAAAAGGAAGTTCCTCAGAGACGGGCAGGAAGGAGGAAGTAA
- the LOC127922364 gene encoding tetra-peptide repeat homeobox protein 1-like, translating to MTSAEEHQYRSTGPNLFPSGVQSTRPNPFPSGVQSTRPNPFPSGVQSTRPNPFPSGVQSTGPNLFPSGVQSTRPNPFPSGVQSTRPNPFPSGVQSTRPNPFPSGVQSTRPNPFPSGVQSTRPNPFPSGVQSTRPNPFPSGVQSTRPNPFPSGVQSTRPNPFPSGVQSTRPNPFPSGVQSTRPNPFPSGVQSTRPNLFPSGVQSTRPNPFPSGVQSTRPNPFPSGVQSTRPNPFPSGVQSTLDLTSTSTKMLQDDTKVQLCRTCWPFVQPTSVFFHKFPFLWICSPYTVICILYTVICSPYTVICILYTVICSPYTVICIPYTVICIPYTVICIPYTVLFHIQ from the exons ATGACCTCAGCAGAAgagcaccagtacaga TCAACAGGGCCCAACCTCTTTCCCTCTGGTGTACAGTCAACAAGGCCCAACCCCTTTCCCTCTGGTGTACAGTCAACAAGGCCCAACCCCTTTCCCTCTGGTGTACAGTCAACAAGGCCCAACCCCTTTCCCTCTGGTGTACAGTCAACAGGGCCCAACCTCTTTCCCTCTGGTGTACAGTCAACAAGGCCCAACCCCTTTCCCTCTGGTGTACAGTCAACAAGGCCCAACCCCTTTCCCTCTGGTGTACAGTCAACAAGGCCCAACCCCTTTCCCTCTGGTGTACAGTCAACAAGGCCCAACCCCTTTCCCTCTGGTGTACAGTCAACAAGGCCCAACCCCTTTCCCTCTGGTGTACAGTCAACAAGGCCCAACCCCTTTCCCTCTGGTGTACAGTCAACAAGGCCCAACCCCTTTCCCTCTGGTGTACAGTCAACAAGGCCCAACCCCTTTCCCTCTGGTGTACAGTCAACAAGGCCCAACCCCTTTCCCTCTGGTGTACAGTCAACAAGGCCCAACCCCTTTCCCTCTGGTGTACAGTCAACAAGGCCCAACCTCTTTCCCTCTGGTGTACAGTCAACAAGGCCCAACCCCTTTCCCTCTGGTGTACAGTCAACAAGGCCCAACCCCTTTCCCTCTGGTGTACAGTCAACAAGGCCCAACCCCTTTCCCTCTGGTGTACAGTCAACATTGGACCTGACCTCAACTTCCACCAAAATGCTGCAGGACGACACTAAAGTGCAGTTATGCAGAACATGTTGGCCTTTTGTTCAGCCCACATCTGTTTTTTTCCACAAATTCCCTTTTCTTTGGATATGTAGTCCATATACAGTGATATGTATTCTATATACAGTGATATGTAGTCCATATACAGTGATATGTATTCTATATACAGTGATATGTAGTCCATATACAGTGATAtgtattccatatacagtgatatgtattccatatacagtgatATGTATTCCATATACAGTGTTATTCCATATACAGTGA